In one Catenovulum adriaticum genomic region, the following are encoded:
- the pnp gene encoding polyribonucleotide nucleotidyltransferase, with the protein MTPITKSFQYGQHEIKLETGVVARQATAAVMASMDDTTVLVSVVAKKEAEPGRDFFPLTVNYQEKTYAAGKIPGGFFKREGRPSEGETLTARLIDRPVRPLFPKDFTNDVQIVVTVMSANPEISADIVSLVGVSAALSIAGIPFQGPIGAARVGYKDGQYMLNPLTSELATSDLDLVVAGTENAVLMVESEAAILSEDTMLGAVMYGHEQMQTVVKNINEFAAEVNTPKMDWQPDPVDSVLVEKVSGLAQAGFNDAYQIADKGERKNAVNALKDKVLAELVSENEEIDTDLAGDILSSVEKKVVRSRIISGEPRIDGRDPTMVRALDVRTGVLPRTHGSALFTRGETQAIVVATLGTERDAQNVESLTGDKTDRFLFHYNFPPYCVGETGMVGSPKRREIGHGRLAKRGVAAVMPDATEFPYTVRIVSEITESNGSSSMASVCGSSLALMDAGVPIKASVAGIAMGLVKEDENFVVLSDILGDEDHLGDMDFKVAGSTEGITALQMDIKIEGITKEIMQIALNQAKAARLHILNVMDDAIGGHREEVSEFAPRIYTIKISQDKIRDVIGKGGATIRQLTEETGTTIEIEEDGTVKIAATGKDKADAAIDRIKTITAEVEVGAIYDGKVMRCVDFGAFVEILPGKEGLVHISQIAEERVNAVSDYLSQGQQVKVKVLEIDRQGRVRLTMKGLEEKPAEAAEAQPE; encoded by the coding sequence GTGACTCCAATAACTAAATCGTTTCAATATGGTCAACATGAGATCAAATTAGAAACAGGCGTAGTAGCAAGACAAGCAACAGCTGCTGTAATGGCAAGTATGGACGACACAACTGTATTAGTCAGTGTTGTGGCAAAAAAAGAAGCAGAGCCAGGTCGTGATTTTTTCCCGTTAACGGTTAATTACCAAGAAAAAACTTATGCTGCAGGTAAAATCCCTGGTGGTTTCTTTAAACGTGAAGGTCGTCCAAGTGAAGGCGAAACATTAACCGCACGTTTAATCGACCGTCCAGTTAGACCTTTATTTCCAAAAGACTTTACTAATGATGTACAAATCGTAGTAACTGTAATGTCTGCAAATCCTGAAATCTCAGCTGATATCGTATCTTTAGTGGGTGTTTCGGCGGCTTTATCAATTGCAGGTATTCCATTCCAAGGCCCAATCGGCGCAGCTCGCGTTGGTTATAAAGACGGCCAATATATGCTAAACCCATTAACCAGTGAATTAGCAACTTCAGACTTAGACTTAGTGGTTGCGGGTACTGAAAATGCAGTACTTATGGTTGAATCTGAAGCCGCGATTTTATCTGAAGATACTATGCTTGGCGCTGTTATGTATGGCCATGAGCAAATGCAAACTGTTGTTAAAAATATCAACGAATTTGCAGCTGAAGTGAATACACCAAAAATGGATTGGCAACCCGATCCGGTTGATAGCGTTTTAGTTGAAAAAGTATCAGGTTTAGCACAAGCAGGCTTTAACGATGCTTATCAAATCGCAGATAAAGGCGAGCGTAAAAACGCAGTTAATGCTTTAAAAGATAAAGTATTAGCAGAGTTAGTATCAGAAAATGAAGAAATCGATACCGATTTAGCCGGTGATATTTTAAGTTCAGTTGAGAAAAAAGTAGTTCGTAGCCGAATTATCTCAGGTGAACCACGTATTGATGGTCGTGACCCTACAATGGTTCGCGCACTTGACGTTCGCACTGGCGTTTTACCAAGAACTCATGGTTCTGCATTGTTCACCCGTGGTGAAACTCAAGCAATTGTAGTGGCTACTTTAGGTACAGAGCGTGATGCACAAAATGTTGAAAGCTTAACGGGCGATAAAACAGATCGTTTCTTATTCCACTACAACTTCCCTCCATACTGTGTTGGTGAAACGGGTATGGTTGGTTCACCTAAGCGTCGTGAAATTGGTCATGGTCGTTTAGCTAAGCGTGGTGTTGCTGCCGTTATGCCTGATGCCACAGAATTTCCGTATACAGTCCGTATCGTATCTGAAATTACTGAGTCAAACGGTTCAAGTTCAATGGCTTCTGTTTGTGGTTCATCATTAGCGTTAATGGATGCTGGTGTTCCAATTAAAGCGTCTGTTGCTGGTATTGCAATGGGCTTAGTTAAAGAAGATGAAAACTTTGTGGTACTTTCTGACATTTTAGGTGATGAAGATCACTTAGGTGATATGGACTTTAAAGTAGCAGGTTCTACCGAAGGTATTACCGCACTTCAAATGGATATCAAAATTGAAGGTATCACCAAAGAAATTATGCAAATTGCATTAAACCAAGCGAAAGCTGCACGTTTACATATCTTAAACGTAATGGATGATGCAATTGGTGGACACAGAGAAGAAGTTTCTGAATTTGCACCACGCATTTATACTATCAAAATCAGCCAAGATAAAATTCGTGATGTGATCGGTAAAGGTGGCGCAACGATTCGTCAGTTAACTGAAGAAACAGGCACAACGATCGAAATTGAAGAAGATGGTACGGTTAAAATTGCAGCAACAGGCAAAGATAAAGCTGATGCGGCAATCGACCGAATTAAAACCATTACAGCTGAGGTTGAAGTAGGTGCAATTTATGACGGTAAAGTCATGCGTTGTGTTGATTTTGGTGCTTTTGTTGAAATTTTACCAGGTAAAGAAGGTCTGGTTCATATTTCTCAAATCGCTGAAGAGCGCGTTAATGCGGTGTCTGATTACTTATCTCAAGGCCAGCAAGTTAAAGTTAAAGTACTAGAAATTGACCGTCAAGGTCGTGTACGTTTAACAATGAAAGGCTTAGAAGAAAAGCCAGCTGAAGCTGCAGAAGCTCAACCAGAATAA
- the nlpI gene encoding lipoprotein NlpI: MSILTKVAIWPLLTGVLLAGCANQSIQTTPDLNKIKPVTHTLKQQVTIKRLSDLLSDPAFNQIDRAEIYFQRGVLYDAIGLSHLAYFDWLYALELKPDLADAYNMIGIYYLRQQEFSRSYESFDSVIELDSSHQFAYFNRAIALYYGGRAKLAEMDFESFYQFDQTDGFRVLWWYFAKQSYDPQAAKKQLATQTKALDTNSWSAQIVRYIQGELSEAELLNQAEQYAAEGTQSINQNLCEAYFYIGKKLKLKGQKQAAKTYFKAVLSTQVYEFIEYRYAQLELEMLTVDVDKS, translated from the coding sequence ATGTCAATTTTAACAAAAGTAGCAATTTGGCCGTTGTTAACTGGGGTTTTGTTAGCGGGCTGCGCAAACCAGTCAATCCAAACAACACCCGATTTAAATAAAATAAAGCCAGTTACGCATACACTTAAACAACAAGTTACGATTAAACGTTTATCGGATTTATTAAGTGACCCTGCATTTAATCAAATTGACAGAGCCGAAATCTACTTTCAGCGAGGGGTGTTATACGATGCGATTGGGTTATCACACCTTGCATATTTTGATTGGTTATATGCCCTTGAGCTGAAACCTGATTTAGCTGATGCTTATAATATGATAGGCATTTATTATTTGCGCCAACAAGAATTTAGTCGCTCATATGAATCATTTGATTCAGTTATCGAATTAGATTCGTCACATCAATTTGCTTATTTTAACCGTGCGATTGCCTTATATTATGGCGGTCGAGCGAAACTAGCTGAAATGGATTTTGAAAGCTTTTACCAGTTTGACCAAACCGATGGGTTTAGAGTGTTGTGGTGGTATTTTGCTAAACAAAGTTATGATCCTCAGGCTGCTAAAAAGCAATTAGCAACTCAGACTAAAGCATTAGATACCAATAGCTGGAGTGCTCAAATAGTGCGCTATATCCAAGGTGAATTATCTGAAGCTGAGTTATTGAATCAAGCAGAGCAATATGCAGCAGAAGGCACACAAAGTATTAACCAAAATTTGTGCGAAGCGTATTTTTATATTGGCAAAAAATTGAAGTTAAAGGGACAAAAGCAAGCAGCAAAAACGTATTTTAAAGCTGTTTTGTCAACTCAAGTTTATGAATTTATTGAATACAGGTATGCTCAGCTTGAACTAGAAATGCTAACTGTCGATGTTGATAAAAGCTAA
- a CDS encoding ComEA family DNA-binding protein has product MKRLILSIALLTSLNSIQFNALANETSSNSTEVVQTEDKKAKININDATLAQLTAVPGLGKSKAQAIIKYREIHGNITDEKQLKSIKGIGKKTLAKIVKKFELGQ; this is encoded by the coding sequence ATGAAACGTTTAATACTCTCAATTGCATTACTTACTAGCTTAAATTCAATTCAATTTAATGCCCTTGCAAACGAAACCTCATCGAACAGCACGGAAGTTGTCCAAACCGAAGACAAAAAAGCCAAAATCAACATAAATGACGCGACATTGGCTCAGTTAACGGCCGTTCCTGGTTTAGGTAAATCTAAGGCGCAAGCTATCATTAAATACCGTGAAATACATGGAAATATTACAGATGAAAAGCAACTTAAATCAATTAAAGGGATAGGGAAAAAAACTTTAGCCAAAATAGTTAAAAAATTTGAATTAGGTCAATAA
- the ilvC gene encoding ketol-acid reductoisomerase, with product MASNYFNTLTLREQLDQLGRCRFMERSEFADGCNALKGKKVVIVGCGAQGLNQGLNMRDSGLDVSYALREAAITEKRASWKNASDNGFTVGTYEELIPSADLVCNLTPDKQHTAVVGAVMPLMKQGSTLAYSHGFNIVEEGMQVRDDITVIMCAPKCPGSEVREEYKRGFGVPTLIAVHPANDPQGHGLEWAKAYASATGGDRAGVLESSFVAEVKSDLMGEQTILCGMLQTGAILGYDKMVAEGVEPGYASKLIQYGWETITEALKYGGITGMMDRLSNPAKIECFALAGELKDILRPLFYKHMDDIITGHFSKTMMEDWANDDVNLLKWRSETAETAFEKSTAQDAPIDEQEYFDNNIFFVAMVKAGVELAFEAMTESGIIEESAYYESLHETPLIANTIARKKLYEMNVVISDTAEYGCYLFAHAAVPLLTDFVKDLDTAFIGQYVAPESNTVDNALLVRVNDEIRNHPVEWVGQELRGYMTDMKAIVDKASI from the coding sequence ATGGCTAGTAATTATTTCAATACGCTTACTTTACGTGAGCAATTAGACCAGTTAGGTCGTTGTCGCTTTATGGAACGCAGCGAGTTTGCTGACGGTTGTAATGCATTAAAAGGCAAAAAAGTCGTTATCGTTGGTTGTGGTGCTCAAGGTTTAAACCAAGGTTTAAACATGCGCGATTCTGGTTTAGACGTATCATACGCTTTACGTGAAGCTGCCATTACTGAAAAACGTGCTTCATGGAAAAATGCTTCAGACAACGGTTTTACCGTTGGTACATACGAAGAATTAATTCCTTCAGCTGATTTAGTTTGTAACTTAACACCTGATAAACAGCATACCGCTGTTGTGGGTGCTGTTATGCCATTAATGAAGCAAGGTTCAACTTTAGCTTACTCACACGGTTTCAACATTGTTGAAGAAGGCATGCAAGTTCGTGATGATATTACGGTTATTATGTGTGCACCTAAATGCCCAGGTTCAGAAGTACGTGAAGAATATAAGCGTGGTTTTGGTGTACCTACATTAATCGCAGTACACCCTGCAAACGATCCGCAAGGCCATGGTTTAGAGTGGGCTAAAGCTTACGCTTCAGCTACTGGCGGCGATCGTGCTGGTGTTTTAGAGTCGTCTTTTGTTGCTGAAGTTAAGTCTGACTTAATGGGCGAGCAAACCATTCTTTGTGGTATGTTACAAACAGGTGCTATTTTAGGGTATGACAAAATGGTTGCCGAAGGTGTTGAACCTGGTTATGCCTCTAAATTAATCCAATACGGTTGGGAAACGATTACTGAAGCGCTTAAATATGGCGGCATCACAGGTATGATGGATCGTTTGTCTAACCCTGCAAAAATTGAATGTTTTGCGTTAGCTGGCGAATTAAAAGATATTTTACGTCCTTTATTCTACAAGCATATGGATGACATCATCACAGGTCACTTCTCAAAAACCATGATGGAAGATTGGGCAAATGATGACGTTAACTTATTAAAATGGCGTTCAGAAACAGCTGAAACTGCATTTGAAAAATCAACCGCTCAAGATGCACCTATCGATGAACAAGAATACTTTGATAACAACATTTTCTTTGTTGCTATGGTTAAAGCCGGTGTTGAATTAGCATTCGAAGCAATGACGGAATCAGGCATCATCGAAGAGTCTGCTTATTATGAGTCATTACATGAAACGCCGTTAATTGCTAACACCATCGCTCGTAAGAAATTATACGAGATGAATGTTGTTATCTCTGATACTGCTGAATATGGTTGTTACTTATTTGCTCACGCAGCCGTGCCATTATTAACTGATTTTGTTAAAGACTTAGACACAGCCTTTATTGGTCAGTATGTTGCGCCTGAATCAAATACAGTTGATAACGCACTATTAGTACGCGTAAATGACGAAATCCGCAACCATCCGGTTGAATGGGTTGGTCAAGAGTTACGTGGCTATATGACTGATATGAAAGCGATTGTAGATAAAGCTTCTATCTAA
- the ilvY gene encoding HTH-type transcriptional activator IlvY: protein MELKSLRCFIHLTETLHFARTAEAMHTSAPTLSRMIKKLEDETGCVLLERDNRSVVLTEAGIQFLAFARQTLDAWHGFKQQTQTSGKELKGQLKVFCSVTACYSHIPPILTRLSQAYPKIEILLETGAASLAMRKIEEGSVDIALSARPEHLANNMAFHTIDNIPFSLIGPNFDCDTSNKIKQTDTDWQSIPFIMADAGLTRSRSDKWFRSHHLKPNIYATVTGHEAIVSMVALGCGIGLAPDIVIENSPVREKVKKLEAGTDIEPFELGVCCLQKHLVEPLVNAFWQEAVIENT, encoded by the coding sequence TTGGAATTAAAATCACTACGTTGTTTTATTCATTTAACTGAAACTTTGCACTTTGCGCGAACCGCAGAGGCAATGCATACCAGCGCACCAACATTAAGCCGAATGATTAAAAAGTTAGAAGATGAAACGGGTTGTGTATTACTTGAACGTGATAATCGCAGCGTGGTGTTAACAGAGGCCGGTATTCAATTTTTAGCCTTCGCACGGCAAACGCTTGATGCTTGGCACGGGTTTAAACAACAAACTCAAACTTCGGGTAAAGAGCTAAAAGGCCAGCTTAAAGTATTTTGCTCAGTGACTGCCTGCTATTCACATATCCCGCCTATTTTAACGCGGCTAAGCCAAGCTTACCCAAAAATTGAGATTTTGTTAGAAACAGGGGCGGCCTCTTTGGCTATGCGTAAAATAGAAGAGGGTTCAGTTGATATTGCGTTATCGGCACGACCCGAACATTTAGCCAATAATATGGCATTTCATACCATAGATAATATTCCCTTTTCATTAATAGGCCCTAATTTTGATTGCGACACCTCAAATAAAATAAAACAAACAGATACTGACTGGCAAAGTATTCCATTTATTATGGCGGATGCCGGTTTAACACGAAGCCGAAGTGATAAATGGTTTCGCTCGCATCATCTAAAACCTAATATTTATGCCACGGTCACAGGTCACGAAGCGATTGTTTCTATGGTGGCTTTGGGTTGCGGAATAGGGCTTGCGCCTGATATTGTGATTGAAAACAGTCCCGTTCGTGAAAAGGTCAAAAAACTAGAAGCCGGTACCGATATAGAGCCCTTTGAATTAGGGGTGTGCTGTTTACAAAAACACCTAGTAGAACCTTTAGTCAACGCATTTTGGCAAGAAGCTGTCATCGAAAATACTTAA
- a CDS encoding protein adenylyltransferase SelO, whose amino-acid sequence MQFNNRYAKQMAGHYAEQPPMGLSQPQLVCYNDELANFLGLDNQLISKDDFLQVFSGNKLIEGMQPLAQKYTGHQFGQYNPLLGDGRGLLLGEAIASDGLTWDLHLKGAGPTPYSRGADGRAVLRSSIREFLASEAMYHLGIPTSRALALTVGDNPVYRETQEQAAMLTRVCRSHIRFGHFEYLFHTKQGDALKQLVDFTIEQYFPGCLNADKPILAFFEQVIKDTANLIAKWQSVGFCHGVMNSDNMSILGLTFDYGPYAFLDAYQEDFICNHSDHTGRYAFNRQPSIALWNLNCLAHALSELLSIDELRAALQQYEPQFIKYYSQNMQAKLGLTQFESSDKTLLGQLLDLMQVEQLDFTNTFRLLSESPEQEKLLAWFGATEQSTEWVNAYLHRVTQQDLPQAERLTQMQQVNPKYVLRNYLAQNVIEAAEKGDFTPVNELYQVLKQPFISQSGKADYAQTPPQWAKELAISCSS is encoded by the coding sequence ATGCAATTTAATAATCGTTATGCCAAGCAAATGGCAGGTCATTACGCTGAACAACCACCTATGGGGTTAAGCCAGCCACAGCTAGTTTGTTATAATGATGAGCTGGCCAATTTTTTAGGCTTAGATAATCAGCTCATTAGTAAAGATGATTTTTTACAAGTGTTTAGTGGCAATAAGTTGATAGAGGGTATGCAGCCGCTTGCTCAAAAATATACAGGACACCAGTTTGGTCAATACAATCCTTTGCTAGGAGATGGCCGCGGATTATTATTAGGCGAAGCGATAGCCAGTGACGGGTTAACTTGGGATTTGCATTTAAAAGGCGCAGGCCCAACACCTTATTCCAGAGGTGCTGATGGGCGAGCCGTTTTACGCTCATCTATTCGTGAATTTTTAGCCAGCGAAGCAATGTATCATTTAGGTATTCCAACCAGTCGGGCTCTCGCCTTAACGGTGGGTGATAACCCGGTTTATCGCGAAACCCAAGAGCAAGCTGCTATGTTAACCCGCGTGTGTCGCTCGCATATTCGTTTTGGTCATTTCGAATATTTATTTCATACCAAACAAGGTGACGCGTTAAAGCAGTTGGTTGATTTTACAATTGAACAGTATTTTCCAGGTTGCTTAAACGCAGACAAACCTATATTGGCATTTTTTGAGCAAGTGATTAAGGATACGGCCAACTTGATAGCAAAATGGCAATCGGTTGGATTTTGTCATGGTGTGATGAACTCAGATAATATGTCTATTTTAGGGTTAACGTTTGATTATGGTCCTTATGCTTTTTTAGATGCTTATCAAGAAGATTTTATTTGTAATCATTCTGACCACACAGGCCGTTATGCATTTAATCGCCAGCCGAGTATCGCTTTATGGAATTTAAACTGTTTAGCTCATGCATTATCAGAGCTGTTATCTATCGACGAGTTACGCGCTGCTTTACAGCAATACGAACCTCAATTTATAAAATATTATAGCCAAAACATGCAGGCAAAATTGGGATTAACACAATTTGAATCGTCAGATAAAACTTTATTAGGCCAACTGCTAGATTTAATGCAAGTAGAACAACTAGATTTTACCAATACCTTTAGATTATTATCAGAGTCGCCAGAGCAAGAAAAACTATTGGCTTGGTTTGGTGCCACAGAACAAAGCACTGAGTGGGTTAATGCGTATCTACACAGAGTTACTCAACAAGATTTACCACAAGCTGAACGTTTAACTCAAATGCAGCAAGTTAACCCCAAATACGTATTGCGAAATTATTTAGCGCAAAATGTGATTGAAGCCGCCGAAAAAGGCGACTTTACGCCAGTTAATGAGTTATACCAAGTATTAAAACAACCATTTATCAGCCAAAGCGGCAAAGCAGATTACGCACAAACCCCGCCACAATGGGCTAAAGAGTTAGCAATATCATGCAGCAGTTAA
- a CDS encoding EAL domain-containing protein: protein MVNKINSGVLIFLWMIFIGLIHPIKTAVAATNPAEKPFIHKHNSVVDLNNVLNGAQNSLTLGTYIQYTEAKNPLTIEQLVNGDLNLNWQNTERSTLALPRTPNPYWLNFTLLNSQKQSTQVYLYLDYALLEQIEVYQYNSATKALTTIATSGVNQAYYQRSFVHRAFVFPLNISANTQAQIFIKMKSESFFLLPLRLYTQQGFIEKEQQFNLAFGIALGILAVIIALSVFVAVTYQQTSFIYYACYSVSFFVFYSALKGFALEYLWPDQAYLSQPISFFALIVGLGFLNLFSISFLGLKNRAYWLYTTLFAVSCGCFVFSFVSLFLPHYYRISLAISIFMLSCILMLIAGLISVNKMMASKGYLFCFGLMNGAACLFVVSRFGWVNYSLMTEYSLIGSQFLAFFVLFTVLTERIKQSRRETLSAQLDAMHHYQQFYNIYQYAVEGHFTTTVDGKILHANKAFCELIGYSSLQDLLAQHTSITDFYVDLAVRKNLVENAQDKGSVLHFEAQWQTKDKQTIWVSLCLRYQNDADEGGILIGSAIDISSKKKADARLEFIAKHDSLTGLLNRLAFENLVTEVIKRSQTKQILHTLLYMDLDQFKLVNDTCGHKAGDAMLKQLTSELKMVLDKKGQIARLGGDEFGVLIPNKIDEQALLIANDLKQAVQDFRFLWGEQVFTLGVSIGMMTLGKSIDNFEDALSIADTACYAAKDKGRNRIHAYSLTDKDVNNRHDEMHQVGEIKQALEQNRFCLYAQTILSIQTRAKLKHYEVLLRMIDKNGQIVPPGLFLPAAERYGLMPKIDRWVINHYFKWLNEHPEQLEQLGQCAINLSGPSLADEDMQTFILDCFERYQIPFNKVCFEITESMAIQQLDETLEFIAVFKKLGCIFALDDFGSGFSSYGYLKNLPVNNVKIDGGFVKDMLQDPIDKAMVTSINEVAKAIGMGTVAEYVESKDILIELQNIGVNYAQGYAIAKPKPLSAMLTKNKKLETVEST, encoded by the coding sequence ATGGTAAATAAAATAAACAGCGGTGTGCTTATATTTTTATGGATGATATTTATTGGGCTTATTCACCCAATAAAAACAGCCGTAGCGGCAACTAATCCTGCTGAAAAACCATTTATTCATAAACACAACTCAGTAGTTGACCTAAATAACGTATTGAACGGCGCTCAAAACTCGCTAACCTTGGGTACTTATATTCAATATACAGAAGCTAAAAATCCGCTCACTATTGAACAATTAGTAAATGGCGATTTAAATCTTAATTGGCAAAATACCGAGCGTTCAACCCTAGCGCTACCTAGAACACCAAACCCTTATTGGCTTAATTTTACGTTGCTTAATTCACAAAAGCAGTCAACACAAGTTTATTTATATTTAGATTATGCGTTGCTTGAACAAATCGAGGTTTACCAATATAACTCAGCCACTAAAGCACTCACTACAATAGCCACTAGTGGCGTGAATCAAGCTTATTATCAACGTAGCTTTGTCCATCGAGCCTTTGTTTTTCCCTTAAACATAAGTGCTAATACTCAAGCGCAAATTTTTATAAAAATGAAAAGCGAAAGCTTTTTTTTATTACCGCTGCGTTTATATACCCAACAAGGTTTTATTGAAAAAGAGCAGCAATTTAATTTAGCTTTTGGTATCGCGCTGGGCATTTTAGCGGTCATTATCGCGCTGTCTGTTTTTGTGGCCGTAACTTACCAACAAACCAGTTTTATTTATTATGCCTGTTACAGTGTTAGCTTTTTTGTTTTTTATAGCGCGCTAAAAGGATTTGCGCTGGAATATTTGTGGCCTGATCAAGCTTATTTAAGTCAACCCATTAGCTTTTTTGCCTTAATTGTTGGCTTAGGTTTTCTTAATTTATTTAGCATTAGCTTTTTAGGGTTAAAAAATAGGGCCTACTGGCTTTATACCACGTTATTTGCTGTCTCATGTGGGTGTTTTGTTTTCAGTTTTGTAAGCTTGTTTTTACCGCATTATTATCGAATATCACTGGCGATCAGTATATTTATGCTCAGCTGTATTTTAATGCTCATTGCGGGGCTAATCAGTGTAAATAAAATGATGGCGAGTAAAGGCTATTTATTCTGCTTTGGGCTTATGAATGGCGCTGCGTGTTTATTTGTGGTTAGTCGATTTGGTTGGGTTAACTATAGTTTGATGACCGAATATAGTTTAATTGGCTCACAATTTTTAGCATTTTTTGTGTTATTTACTGTGTTAACAGAACGCATTAAACAATCACGAAGAGAAACACTTTCCGCTCAACTTGATGCAATGCATCATTATCAGCAGTTTTATAATATTTATCAATATGCAGTTGAAGGGCACTTTACCACTACTGTAGATGGTAAAATTTTGCACGCAAACAAAGCATTCTGTGAATTAATAGGTTATTCAAGCTTGCAAGATTTATTAGCTCAGCATACCAGCATAACTGATTTTTATGTTGATTTAGCCGTGCGAAAAAATCTAGTTGAAAACGCCCAAGATAAAGGGAGCGTTTTGCATTTTGAAGCCCAGTGGCAAACAAAAGATAAACAAACAATTTGGGTTTCATTGTGCTTAAGGTACCAAAATGATGCGGATGAAGGCGGTATTTTAATAGGTTCAGCAATAGACATTAGTTCTAAAAAGAAAGCAGATGCGCGGCTTGAATTTATTGCTAAGCATGATTCGCTTACAGGGCTATTAAATCGTCTTGCTTTTGAAAATTTGGTTACCGAAGTGATAAAGCGCAGCCAAACTAAACAAATATTACATACCTTACTTTACATGGACTTAGACCAATTTAAGTTAGTCAATGACACGTGTGGACATAAAGCGGGTGACGCCATGCTTAAACAGCTCACGAGTGAACTAAAAATGGTACTGGATAAAAAAGGTCAAATTGCTCGTTTAGGCGGCGACGAATTTGGTGTATTAATTCCAAATAAAATTGATGAACAAGCCCTGCTTATTGCCAACGATCTAAAACAAGCGGTACAAGATTTTAGGTTTTTATGGGGGGAACAAGTATTTACATTGGGCGTTAGCATAGGAATGATGACCCTAGGTAAAAGTATAGATAATTTTGAAGATGCACTCAGTATTGCAGACACCGCCTGTTATGCCGCAAAAGATAAAGGGCGTAACCGCATTCACGCATATTCGCTTACAGATAAAGATGTAAACAACCGCCATGACGAAATGCATCAAGTTGGCGAAATCAAACAAGCACTAGAACAAAACCGCTTTTGTTTATACGCACAAACTATTTTATCAATTCAAACAAGGGCTAAATTAAAACACTACGAAGTATTATTAAGAATGATAGATAAAAACGGTCAAATTGTCCCGCCAGGGCTGTTTTTACCCGCAGCCGAGCGCTATGGTTTAATGCCTAAAATTGATCGCTGGGTGATTAATCATTATTTTAAATGGCTCAATGAGCACCCTGAGCAACTTGAACAACTTGGGCAATGCGCCATTAACTTATCAGGTCCTTCATTAGCTGATGAAGACATGCAAACCTTTATATTAGACTGTTTTGAACGTTATCAAATTCCATTTAATAAAGTATGTTTTGAAATTACAGAATCTATGGCGATTCAACAATTAGATGAAACACTTGAGTTTATTGCAGTATTTAAAAAGCTAGGATGTATTTTTGCATTGGATGATTTTGGCAGTGGTTTTTCATCTTACGGGTATCTTAAAAACTTACCAGTTAATAACGTAAAAATTGATGGAGGATTTGTCAAAGACATGCTTCAAGATCCTATTGACAAAGCCATGGTAACGTCTATCAACGAAGTTGCGAAAGCAATAGGGATGGGCACAGTAGCCGAATATGTTGAATCAAAAGATATTTTAATTGAGCTACAAAATATTGGCGTTAATTACGCGCAAGGTTATGCTATTGCAAAACCTAAACCTTTATCTGCTATGCTCACTAAAAATAAAAAGTTGGAAACCGTTGAAAGCACTTAA
- a CDS encoding thermonuclease family protein: MKALNFCILLCSLLFSYYSAANEQCSVLAYHSQAQVDKVVDGDTVKLTSGQLVRLIGIDTPEINHKNKTKSEPLALQAKQYLTELIGKNKKINLVLDNELVDSYNRMLAHVFNHKDENVQQKLVNKGYADAWVYGSNSLFWQCYRQAELSARVNKLGIWQYPKWQPKRAKTVAKSQAYQHEWVGQLNRVFNKDQVLWFVLDERLYVGIRQQDLYQSFKTIDFTRLIGQDIHIQASVFYKDKHWRAYLSKPWQLTLGTQLN, from the coding sequence TTGAAAGCACTTAATTTTTGTATTTTATTATGTAGCCTATTGTTTAGCTATTACTCAGCTGCTAACGAACAGTGCAGTGTGTTGGCTTATCATAGCCAAGCTCAAGTTGATAAAGTGGTTGATGGTGACACCGTTAAACTAACCTCTGGTCAATTGGTGCGATTAATTGGTATTGATACACCTGAAATTAACCATAAAAATAAAACAAAATCTGAGCCGTTAGCATTGCAAGCGAAACAATATTTAACTGAATTAATTGGGAAAAATAAAAAAATTAATCTAGTGTTAGATAATGAGTTAGTTGATTCTTACAATCGAATGTTAGCGCACGTGTTTAACCATAAAGATGAAAATGTGCAGCAAAAATTAGTCAATAAAGGCTACGCAGATGCATGGGTATATGGCAGTAATAGCTTGTTTTGGCAATGCTACCGCCAAGCGGAATTAAGCGCTAGAGTCAATAAATTGGGTATTTGGCAATATCCAAAATGGCAACCCAAACGAGCCAAAACAGTGGCAAAAAGCCAAGCCTATCAACACGAATGGGTAGGGCAATTAAATCGAGTTTTTAATAAAGATCAGGTCTTGTGGTTCGTGTTAGATGAAAGATTATATGTTGGCATTCGCCAGCAAGACTTATATCAGTCATTTAAAACCATAGATTTCACAAGACTCATTGGCCAGGATATCCATATCCAAGCCAGTGTTTTTTATAAAGACAAACATTGGCGAGCTTATTTAAGTAAACCTTGGCAGTTAACGTTAGGAACGCAATTAAATTAA